The following coding sequences lie in one Asterias amurensis chromosome 18, ASM3211899v1 genomic window:
- the LOC139950403 gene encoding calmodulin-binding transcription activator 1-like isoform X2, producing MYSESATGWPGQTQNIVLPEILGQIPWATELPCLRHRWNTNEEIASWLISFHCHEQWLNTSTKTRPQSGSMILYNRKKVRYRRDGYIWKKRKNERTTRVDHMKLKIQGVECIYGSYVHSALIPTFHRRSYWLLQNPDIVLVHYLNIPSLSEECSKMNNTMSVSSILPTSLPTPQSQLDAKGSKGCIWQQEELLQQVKPMFIGTQVQLNSDKLTTESEVANIVVQYLLDLQEQQNQAKKQESIVFTSLTERAGTSSKGSPSSTVASPPSVCSIPQSPMSILSDASSIQPVTDSQSFSHCTNQASTSTNEQNQASQLPEVDMTTSAPLLLFKLTNEVESAGVQRNVVGYPQANGIPVAISEGGDVKGQMSVDLTERSTQRQTDGVCMHYEQPMNSRPLITKKESMKLKALVENDPNLKTCRNRFENQPGIHQKVVQLPPYIPPSTRPDLTHSEDAVVQPITTTNEPSRPPSYDTHLQRQRSNERLAPQPVPGVVNSTPSSVIFTSGIPNSVPTSNSGIVFQAHSSNPFSSFQPSLPANFPPPPQFPPPPPYTLASNAVIASTVFKFNATPINNTFQTEALTNHSNMKQPSATPTSMKQTVNYMHPTAVSVPASTAVFASQPLFRPLVVDPGTSQTVMNSTPTDKNENQLFRPITQSLNTAIPASAQHTQAQLSTHPTQQLTSQSQLSFTDNETNQVRTAPPSGNEFSIHDLDIELDFDAEMFDSALADITLDNSLQVSTPVPDNQRSAEERLTDSQVTSRSMDDTDGLLSLQQGTSLPEHCLEAITEFSPDWSYPEGGVKVLVTGPWHSSTASYQCMFDNFGVPASLVQTGVLRCYCPAHEAGVIALQVLCDGVVISKSAIFEYKARSAQQRPNRQHEWLSLDENQFHVAILDRLELIERRVVLTNAQSQASKQGSTSIGSDQQLSFEDRVVALCQRFMQGQWAPGSSQLGVESVSYRGMTLLHLAAALGFSKLISTLVTWRKEKHSLILEMEVDPLNIDHFSCTPLMWAAALGHKETAMLLFVWSPQALHVCDSLGRLPIDMAKSRGHTALAECLQHLEFDGPGLFPLFGTQPIDIPKRSDQVPAFMLSSPSTATPSSSATAHSPTEFASPYDSPSPSSGCMSQLSVSPISQGFLSPSTFKAHSPRVSVGSQPLFGPSRKSTSGLFGAYGDSMDVESTTEAKMRRSSRGHDPSKGSPMLDVQQLLRGIENIQSHDDVGRLSEQERDDLRRHAEELRRIGAEMGFNLDPIPLQTLGRTPGDVTGHKPGQTLAFNPAQTRGNILGQNAAMAREAFQLGHHLCHTPGQTPGQNPGQNPGQNPGQNPGQNPGQNPGQNPGQNPGQTQGRCDSPMQTDSHPFGMDVAGAAATISWITEKNQKEQYLNLAEQILNALPARIKDGRLPQNRDHHDDYSTMAPSMGLCGSGYGMDMSGDQDSHRSGHDESSAGSTYSTDSCLPSPSNLSFEEESSTADWCEFLQGASSSLGMIGAFSLLTLSDEEQMQLYQAALVIQNAFRQYKGRQQQKQQELEAAVIIQNYYRRYKQYIMYSKMSEAAKIIQSRFRSYNHYRQFQRSRRAAIVIQSHYRGYRAQEQFRKSRDAAILIQQRFRDKRLARQKLQQDAARKIQRFIRRCQNRHFWNIPSGLRSLRQTRADVKRFSCKKD from the exons GAGATTGCATCGTGGCTGATCAGCTTTCACTGTCACGAACAATGGCTCAACACCTCCACAAAAACAAG GCCTCAGAGCGGCTCGATGATCTTGTACAATCGGAAGAAGGTACGATATCGCAGAGATGGCTACATCTGGAAGAAACGCAAAAACGAGAGAACAACACGGGTGGATCATATGAAGCTTAAGATACAAGGGGTCGAG TGTATATATGGGAGTTATGTTCACTCGGCTCTTATACCAACATTCCATAGGAGAAGTTACTGGTTATTACAG AACCCAGATATAGTCCTCGTTCATTATTTAAACATCCCAAGTCTGAGCGAGGAATGTTCCAAAATGAACAACACAATGTCCGTCAGTTCTATTTTACCAACGTCCCTACCAACACCTCAATCTCAGCTGGATGCTAAAGGCTCTAAAGGTTGTATCTGGCAGCAGGAGGAACTGTTACAACAGGTCAAACCCATGT TTATAGGGACTCAAGTACAACTAAACAGTGACAAGCTCACAAca GAGTCTGAAGTTGCTAACATCGTTGTGCAATATCTACTTGATCTACAAGAGCAACAGAACCAAGCTAAGAAACAAGAATCAATTGTGTTTACTTCATTAACGGAGAGAGCTGGAACATCAAGTAAAG GTTCACCATCGAGCACTGTAGCAAGTCCACCCAGTGTATGTAGTATTCCCCAATCCCCAATGTCAATCCTGAGTGACGCTTCATCAATCCAGCCTGTAACTGACTCTCAATCATTCAGCCATTGCACAAACCAAGCAAGTACCTCAACAAATGAACAGAACCAGGCTAGCCAGTTGCCTGAAGTGGACATGACCACCTCAGCTCCTCTGCTCTTATTCAAACTAACCAATGAAGTCGAGAGCGCTGGTGTCCAGAGAAATGTAGTCGGTTATCCTCAAGCAAACGGGATACCAGTGGCCATATCTGAAGGTGgcgatgtcaaaggtcaaatgtcAGTGGATTTAACGGAGAGGTCAACTCAAAGACAGACAGATGGTGTTTGTATGCATTACGAGCAACCTATGAATAGTCGGCCACTGATCACTAAGAAGGAATCCATGAAGTTAAAAGCTTTGGTTGAGAACGATCCTAACTTGAAGACGTGTCGGAATCGATTTGAGAATCAACCTGGGATTCATCAGAAGGTGGTTCAGCTCCCCCCGTACATCCCCCCGTCTACACGACCTGATCTTACCCATAGTGAGGACGCCGTCGTCCAACCAATCACAACGACAAACGAACCAAGCAGACCGCCATCTTATGATACTCACTTACAACGACAGCGTTCGAATGAACGCTTAGCGCCTCAGCCCGTGCCCGGAGTCGTGAACTCAACCCCTTCATCGGTCATCTTTACCTCAGGCATTCCGAACTCAGTTCCAACGTCTAATTcaggaatagtatttcaagctCACTCTTCGAATCCCTTCTCCAGTTTCCAACCAAGTTTGCCGGCAAActtccccccacccccacagTTTCCCCCGCCCCCTCCGTACACCCTTGCGTCAAATGCGGTCATCGCCAGTACTGTATTCAAATTCAATGCAACGCCTATTAATAACACTTTCCAAACGGAAGCCTTAACAAATCATTCTAACATGAAACAGCCATCTGCTACACCGACCTCAATGAAGCAGACTGTTAACTATATGCATCCAACTGCTGTTTCCGTACCTGCATCTACAGCGGTGTTTGCTTCTCAGCCGTTATTCAGACCTCTTGTAGTGGATCCAGGTACCAGCCAAACTGTTATGAATTCAACTCCAACAGACAAAAATGAGAACCAGTTGTTCCGACCAATCACACAATCCCTCAACACAGCCATTCCTGCGAGCGCACAACACACCCAAGCACAACTATCGACGCATCCAACCCAGCAGCTAACATCGCAATCTCAGCTCTCATTCACCGATAATGAGACTAACCAAGTGCGAACAGCACCCCCTAGTGGTAACGAGTTTTCGATCCATGATTTGGACATCGAGCTTGACTTTGACGCTGAGATGTTTGATAGTGCACTGGCAGATATAACTCTGGATAATTCATTACAAG TCAGCACCCCAGTACCAGACAACCAGCGATCAGCAGAAGAACGATTGACTGATAGTCAAGTGACGTCTAGATCAATGGATGATACCGACGGTTTACTGTCACTACAGCAGGGTACATCGTTACCTGAACACTGCCTGGAAGCAATCACTGAGTTCTCGCCTGATTGGTCCTACCCCGAG GGTGGTGTGAAGGTACTAGTGACAGGTCCATGGCATTCCTCTACAGCCAGCTACCAATGCATGTTTGATAACTTTGGCGTCCCTGCATCACTCGTACAAACAGGTGTATTGAGGTGCTACTGTCCGGCTCATGAAGCTGGAGTTATAGCTCTACAG gttttgtgTGATGGTGTTGTCATCTCAAAGTCGGCCATCTTTGAATACAAAGCTCGTAGCGCTCAACAGAGACCGAACAGACAACATGAATGGCTCTCACTAGACG AGAACCAGTTCCATGTTGCCATCTTGGATCGCTTGGAGCTTATTGAGAGACGAGTCGTCCTGACCAATGCCCAATCACAGGCCTCCAAACAG GGTTCAACGAGTATTGGAAGTGACCAGCAACTCTCCTTTGAGGATCGTGTGGTGGCGCTATGTCAGCGCTTCATGCAGGGCCAATGGGCTCCTGGAAGCTCTCAATTAGGGGTGGAGTCTGTTTCATATAGAGGGATGACGTTACTTCATCTTGCAGCTGCCTTGGGATTCAGTAAGCTCATCAGTACACTCGTCACATGGAG gAAAGAGAAGCACAGTCTCATTCTTGAGATGGAAGTAGATCCGCTGAACATCGATCATTTCTCATGTACGCCTCTG ATGTGGGCGGCAGCATTGGGTCACAAAGAAACAGCGATGCTACTCTTCGTCTGGAGCCCTCAAGCTCTACATGTCTGCGATTCCCTCGGTCGTCTCCCTATCGACATGGCTAAGTCTCGTGGCCACACCGCCCTCGCTGAATGTCTACAGCATCTTGAGTTTGACGGGCCAGGGTTATTCCCGCTCTTCGGCACCCAGCCGATTGATATCCCCAAGCGATCCGATCAAGTGCCAGCGTTCATGTTATCGTCGCCGTCAACAGCAACGCCATCGTCATCCGCAACGGCGCATTCACCGACTGAGTTTGCCTCGCCCTACGATTCCCCGTCGCCATCCTCCGGGTGTATGTCGCAACTCTCTGTAAGTCCAATTTCTCAAGGGTTCCTGAGTCCGAGCACATTCAAAGCTCACAGCCCAAGGGTGTCAGTCGGTAGTCAACCTCTCTTCGGACCGAGTCGCAAATCAACCAGTGGCCTCTTCGGTGCATATGGTGATTCGATGGACGTTGAGTCAACAACGGAGGCTAAGATGAGGAGGTCATCCAGAGGTCATGACCCAAGTAAGGGTTCACCGATGCTGGATGTTCAGCAGTTGCTACGTGGTATTGAAAACATCCAAAGT CATGATGACGTCGGTCGCCTCTCCGAACAAGAACGAGACGACTTAAGGAGACACGCTGAAGAGCTTCGTAGAATAGGAGCAGAGATGGGATTTAATTTAGACCCCATTCCCTTACAGACTCTAGGACGGACCCCAGGGGATGTCACAGGTCATAAACCCGGACAGACACTGGCGTTCAACCCTGCACAGACTCGCGGAAACATCCTGGGGCAGAATGCAGCAATGGCTAGAGAGGCATTCCAGCTCGGACATCATTTGTGCCATACCCCTGGTCAGACCCCTGGTCAGAACCCTGGACAGAACCCTGGACAGAACCCTGGACAGAACCCTGGACAGAACCCTGGACAGAACCCTGGACAGAACCCTGGACAGAACCCTGGACAGACCCAGGGTCGTTGTGATTCACCCATGCAGACAGACTCCCATCCATTCGGTATGGATGTAGCGGGTGCTGCAGCCACCATTAGCTGGATTACAGAGAAAAACCAGAAG GAGCAGTACCTGAACCTAGCTGAGCAGATCCTGAATGCCCTCCCAGCTCGTATAAAAGACGGAAGATTACCTCAGAATAGAGATCATCATGACGACTACAGCACAATGGCGCCCTCTATGGGATTATGCGGGTCAGGCTACGGAATGGATATGTCTGGTGACCAAGACTCACATAG ATCTGGTCATGATGAGAGCTCAGCTGGTAGTACTTACAGTACCGACTCATGCCTACCCAGCCCGAGTAATCTGAGTTTTGAGGAGGAGAGTTCTACGGCTGATTGGTGCGAGTTTCTTCAAGGAGCGAGTAGCAGTCTTGGTATGATCGGAGCATTCTCGCTTCTCACTCTCTCAG ATGAGGAGCAGATGCAGTTATATCAAGCAGCGCTGGTCATCCAGAATGCATTCAGACAATACAAG GGTCGTCAACAGCAGAAACAACAAGAGTTGGAGGCGGCTGTGATTATCCAGAACTATTACAGAAGATATAAACAG TATATTATGTACAGCAAGATGTCTGAGGCTGCCAAGATCATTCAGAGCCGTTTCCGTAGTTACAACCACTATCGTCAATTCCAGCGTAGTCGTCGTGCTGCGATTGTCATTCAGAGCCATTACCGTGGTTACCGGGCTCAGGAACAGTTCCGTAAAAGTCGGGATGCTGCAATTTTGATTCAACAAAGGTTCAG
- the LOC139950403 gene encoding calmodulin-binding transcription activator 1-like isoform X3, whose amino-acid sequence MEQGTSQATGWPGQTQNIVLPEILGQIPWATELPCLRHRWNTNEEIASWLISFHCHEQWLNTSTKTRPQSGSMILYNRKKVRYRRDGYIWKKRKNERTTRVDHMKLKIQGVECIYGSYVHSALIPTFHRRSYWLLQNPDIVLVHYLNIPSLSEECSKMNNTMSVSSILPTSLPTPQSQLDAKGSKGCIWQQEELLQQVKPMFIGTQVQLNSDKLTTESEVANIVVQYLLDLQEQQNQAKKQESIVFTSLTERAGTSSKGSPSSTVASPPSVCSIPQSPMSILSDASSIQPVTDSQSFSHCTNQASTSTNEQNQASQLPEVDMTTSAPLLLFKLTNEVESAGVQRNVVGYPQANGIPVAISEGGDVKGQMSVDLTERSTQRQTDGVCMHYEQPMNSRPLITKKESMKLKALVENDPNLKTCRNRFENQPGIHQKVVQLPPYIPPSTRPDLTHSEDAVVQPITTTNEPSRPPSYDTHLQRQRSNERLAPQPVPGVVNSTPSSVIFTSGIPNSVPTSNSGIVFQAHSSNPFSSFQPSLPANFPPPPQFPPPPPYTLASNAVIASTVFKFNATPINNTFQTEALTNHSNMKQPSATPTSMKQTVNYMHPTAVSVPASTAVFASQPLFRPLVVDPGTSQTVMNSTPTDKNENQLFRPITQSLNTAIPASAQHTQAQLSTHPTQQLTSQSQLSFTDNETNQVRTAPPSGNEFSIHDLDIELDFDAEMFDSALADITLDNSLQVSTPVPDNQRSAEERLTDSQVTSRSMDDTDGLLSLQQGTSLPEHCLEAITEFSPDWSYPEGGVKVLVTGPWHSSTASYQCMFDNFGVPASLVQTGVLRCYCPAHEAGVIALQVLCDGVVISKSAIFEYKARSAQQRPNRQHEWLSLDENQFHVAILDRLELIERRVVLTNAQSQASKQGSTSIGSDQQLSFEDRVVALCQRFMQGQWAPGSSQLGVESVSYRGMTLLHLAAALGFSKLISTLVTWRKEKHSLILEMEVDPLNIDHFSCTPLMWAAALGHKETAMLLFVWSPQALHVCDSLGRLPIDMAKSRGHTALAECLQHLEFDGPGLFPLFGTQPIDIPKRSDQVPAFMLSSPSTATPSSSATAHSPTEFASPYDSPSPSSGCMSQLSVSPISQGFLSPSTFKAHSPRVSVGSQPLFGPSRKSTSGLFGAYGDSMDVESTTEAKMRRSSRGHDPSKGSPMLDVQQLLRGIENIQSHDDVGRLSEQERDDLRRHAEELRRIGAEMGFNLDPIPLQTLGRTPGDVTGHKPGQTLAFNPAQTRGNILGQNAAMAREAFQLGHHLCHTPGQTPGQNPGQNPGQNPGQNPGQNPGQNPGQNPGQNPGQTQGRCDSPMQTDSHPFGMDVAGAAATISWITEKNQKEQYLNLAEQILNALPARIKDGRLPQNRDHHDDYSTMAPSMGLCGSGYGMDMSGDQDSHRSGHDESSAGSTYSTDSCLPSPSNLSFEEESSTADWCEFLQGASSSLGMIGAFSLLTLSDEEQMQLYQAALVIQNAFRQYKGRQQQKQQELEAAVIIQNYYRRYKQYIMYSKMSEAAKIIQSRFRSYNHYRQFQRSRRAAIVIQSHYRGYRAQEQFRKSRDAAILIQQRFRDKRLARQKLQQDAARKIQRFIRRCQNRLRSLRQTRADVKRFSCKKD is encoded by the exons GAGATTGCATCGTGGCTGATCAGCTTTCACTGTCACGAACAATGGCTCAACACCTCCACAAAAACAAG GCCTCAGAGCGGCTCGATGATCTTGTACAATCGGAAGAAGGTACGATATCGCAGAGATGGCTACATCTGGAAGAAACGCAAAAACGAGAGAACAACACGGGTGGATCATATGAAGCTTAAGATACAAGGGGTCGAG TGTATATATGGGAGTTATGTTCACTCGGCTCTTATACCAACATTCCATAGGAGAAGTTACTGGTTATTACAG AACCCAGATATAGTCCTCGTTCATTATTTAAACATCCCAAGTCTGAGCGAGGAATGTTCCAAAATGAACAACACAATGTCCGTCAGTTCTATTTTACCAACGTCCCTACCAACACCTCAATCTCAGCTGGATGCTAAAGGCTCTAAAGGTTGTATCTGGCAGCAGGAGGAACTGTTACAACAGGTCAAACCCATGT TTATAGGGACTCAAGTACAACTAAACAGTGACAAGCTCACAAca GAGTCTGAAGTTGCTAACATCGTTGTGCAATATCTACTTGATCTACAAGAGCAACAGAACCAAGCTAAGAAACAAGAATCAATTGTGTTTACTTCATTAACGGAGAGAGCTGGAACATCAAGTAAAG GTTCACCATCGAGCACTGTAGCAAGTCCACCCAGTGTATGTAGTATTCCCCAATCCCCAATGTCAATCCTGAGTGACGCTTCATCAATCCAGCCTGTAACTGACTCTCAATCATTCAGCCATTGCACAAACCAAGCAAGTACCTCAACAAATGAACAGAACCAGGCTAGCCAGTTGCCTGAAGTGGACATGACCACCTCAGCTCCTCTGCTCTTATTCAAACTAACCAATGAAGTCGAGAGCGCTGGTGTCCAGAGAAATGTAGTCGGTTATCCTCAAGCAAACGGGATACCAGTGGCCATATCTGAAGGTGgcgatgtcaaaggtcaaatgtcAGTGGATTTAACGGAGAGGTCAACTCAAAGACAGACAGATGGTGTTTGTATGCATTACGAGCAACCTATGAATAGTCGGCCACTGATCACTAAGAAGGAATCCATGAAGTTAAAAGCTTTGGTTGAGAACGATCCTAACTTGAAGACGTGTCGGAATCGATTTGAGAATCAACCTGGGATTCATCAGAAGGTGGTTCAGCTCCCCCCGTACATCCCCCCGTCTACACGACCTGATCTTACCCATAGTGAGGACGCCGTCGTCCAACCAATCACAACGACAAACGAACCAAGCAGACCGCCATCTTATGATACTCACTTACAACGACAGCGTTCGAATGAACGCTTAGCGCCTCAGCCCGTGCCCGGAGTCGTGAACTCAACCCCTTCATCGGTCATCTTTACCTCAGGCATTCCGAACTCAGTTCCAACGTCTAATTcaggaatagtatttcaagctCACTCTTCGAATCCCTTCTCCAGTTTCCAACCAAGTTTGCCGGCAAActtccccccacccccacagTTTCCCCCGCCCCCTCCGTACACCCTTGCGTCAAATGCGGTCATCGCCAGTACTGTATTCAAATTCAATGCAACGCCTATTAATAACACTTTCCAAACGGAAGCCTTAACAAATCATTCTAACATGAAACAGCCATCTGCTACACCGACCTCAATGAAGCAGACTGTTAACTATATGCATCCAACTGCTGTTTCCGTACCTGCATCTACAGCGGTGTTTGCTTCTCAGCCGTTATTCAGACCTCTTGTAGTGGATCCAGGTACCAGCCAAACTGTTATGAATTCAACTCCAACAGACAAAAATGAGAACCAGTTGTTCCGACCAATCACACAATCCCTCAACACAGCCATTCCTGCGAGCGCACAACACACCCAAGCACAACTATCGACGCATCCAACCCAGCAGCTAACATCGCAATCTCAGCTCTCATTCACCGATAATGAGACTAACCAAGTGCGAACAGCACCCCCTAGTGGTAACGAGTTTTCGATCCATGATTTGGACATCGAGCTTGACTTTGACGCTGAGATGTTTGATAGTGCACTGGCAGATATAACTCTGGATAATTCATTACAAG TCAGCACCCCAGTACCAGACAACCAGCGATCAGCAGAAGAACGATTGACTGATAGTCAAGTGACGTCTAGATCAATGGATGATACCGACGGTTTACTGTCACTACAGCAGGGTACATCGTTACCTGAACACTGCCTGGAAGCAATCACTGAGTTCTCGCCTGATTGGTCCTACCCCGAG GGTGGTGTGAAGGTACTAGTGACAGGTCCATGGCATTCCTCTACAGCCAGCTACCAATGCATGTTTGATAACTTTGGCGTCCCTGCATCACTCGTACAAACAGGTGTATTGAGGTGCTACTGTCCGGCTCATGAAGCTGGAGTTATAGCTCTACAG gttttgtgTGATGGTGTTGTCATCTCAAAGTCGGCCATCTTTGAATACAAAGCTCGTAGCGCTCAACAGAGACCGAACAGACAACATGAATGGCTCTCACTAGACG AGAACCAGTTCCATGTTGCCATCTTGGATCGCTTGGAGCTTATTGAGAGACGAGTCGTCCTGACCAATGCCCAATCACAGGCCTCCAAACAG GGTTCAACGAGTATTGGAAGTGACCAGCAACTCTCCTTTGAGGATCGTGTGGTGGCGCTATGTCAGCGCTTCATGCAGGGCCAATGGGCTCCTGGAAGCTCTCAATTAGGGGTGGAGTCTGTTTCATATAGAGGGATGACGTTACTTCATCTTGCAGCTGCCTTGGGATTCAGTAAGCTCATCAGTACACTCGTCACATGGAG gAAAGAGAAGCACAGTCTCATTCTTGAGATGGAAGTAGATCCGCTGAACATCGATCATTTCTCATGTACGCCTCTG ATGTGGGCGGCAGCATTGGGTCACAAAGAAACAGCGATGCTACTCTTCGTCTGGAGCCCTCAAGCTCTACATGTCTGCGATTCCCTCGGTCGTCTCCCTATCGACATGGCTAAGTCTCGTGGCCACACCGCCCTCGCTGAATGTCTACAGCATCTTGAGTTTGACGGGCCAGGGTTATTCCCGCTCTTCGGCACCCAGCCGATTGATATCCCCAAGCGATCCGATCAAGTGCCAGCGTTCATGTTATCGTCGCCGTCAACAGCAACGCCATCGTCATCCGCAACGGCGCATTCACCGACTGAGTTTGCCTCGCCCTACGATTCCCCGTCGCCATCCTCCGGGTGTATGTCGCAACTCTCTGTAAGTCCAATTTCTCAAGGGTTCCTGAGTCCGAGCACATTCAAAGCTCACAGCCCAAGGGTGTCAGTCGGTAGTCAACCTCTCTTCGGACCGAGTCGCAAATCAACCAGTGGCCTCTTCGGTGCATATGGTGATTCGATGGACGTTGAGTCAACAACGGAGGCTAAGATGAGGAGGTCATCCAGAGGTCATGACCCAAGTAAGGGTTCACCGATGCTGGATGTTCAGCAGTTGCTACGTGGTATTGAAAACATCCAAAGT CATGATGACGTCGGTCGCCTCTCCGAACAAGAACGAGACGACTTAAGGAGACACGCTGAAGAGCTTCGTAGAATAGGAGCAGAGATGGGATTTAATTTAGACCCCATTCCCTTACAGACTCTAGGACGGACCCCAGGGGATGTCACAGGTCATAAACCCGGACAGACACTGGCGTTCAACCCTGCACAGACTCGCGGAAACATCCTGGGGCAGAATGCAGCAATGGCTAGAGAGGCATTCCAGCTCGGACATCATTTGTGCCATACCCCTGGTCAGACCCCTGGTCAGAACCCTGGACAGAACCCTGGACAGAACCCTGGACAGAACCCTGGACAGAACCCTGGACAGAACCCTGGACAGAACCCTGGACAGAACCCTGGACAGACCCAGGGTCGTTGTGATTCACCCATGCAGACAGACTCCCATCCATTCGGTATGGATGTAGCGGGTGCTGCAGCCACCATTAGCTGGATTACAGAGAAAAACCAGAAG GAGCAGTACCTGAACCTAGCTGAGCAGATCCTGAATGCCCTCCCAGCTCGTATAAAAGACGGAAGATTACCTCAGAATAGAGATCATCATGACGACTACAGCACAATGGCGCCCTCTATGGGATTATGCGGGTCAGGCTACGGAATGGATATGTCTGGTGACCAAGACTCACATAG ATCTGGTCATGATGAGAGCTCAGCTGGTAGTACTTACAGTACCGACTCATGCCTACCCAGCCCGAGTAATCTGAGTTTTGAGGAGGAGAGTTCTACGGCTGATTGGTGCGAGTTTCTTCAAGGAGCGAGTAGCAGTCTTGGTATGATCGGAGCATTCTCGCTTCTCACTCTCTCAG ATGAGGAGCAGATGCAGTTATATCAAGCAGCGCTGGTCATCCAGAATGCATTCAGACAATACAAG GGTCGTCAACAGCAGAAACAACAAGAGTTGGAGGCGGCTGTGATTATCCAGAACTATTACAGAAGATATAAACAG TATATTATGTACAGCAAGATGTCTGAGGCTGCCAAGATCATTCAGAGCCGTTTCCGTAGTTACAACCACTATCGTCAATTCCAGCGTAGTCGTCGTGCTGCGATTGTCATTCAGAGCCATTACCGTGGTTACCGGGCTCAGGAACAGTTCCGTAAAAGTCGGGATGCTGCAATTTTGATTCAACAAAGGTTCAG